DNA from Aphis gossypii isolate Hap1 chromosome 3, ASM2018417v2, whole genome shotgun sequence:
aatataaacaagtaTAGTCTaacgtaaaatgtttaaattttttcagtattttatattatataatgatcaaaacatgaatactttttataaccGTACCTAGTATTCcctacatttgtttttaacttgatttattaaaacatacgactaattaaaaaaaaaaaaaaaatccaaaataaacTTGATATATGATAGTCGACTGATGCTTGGTTttgaaattacaaatatacattattatttattgctggatattattattgtgtaaactGTACATAATACTTGGATAAAGTCATTTTTCTCCATTACTCATATACCtgctattttttattcattatcgaTGTATACGAAATATGAGTTTTACTTTCTAGTTTTTACACTGGCTGGATTATGTTTTGTATGTATCAAGATTAACCACAATTTAAAAGTCAATCATCGGAAACGCcgtcataatatttacctcCGCCTTTCGTAAACACTTCTACGACGCGACCTACGTTGCTTATGCCCACCGTGTTCACGGTTTGCATGGTTACCGCGTATTTGGTTCCGCATTTCAAACGGTCTACCGTGTACGTGAACCGATCGGAGTCCACGTCCACACTTTGCTGTTGTTCGTTTCCAGTGTGGTAGTTAAGCACGTAGGCTGTAGTTACTGCATCCGGCTGTTTGACCGGCTTCCACTGAACCCGAATGGCGCTGGTCGATACTGGGTCCACGCTGAACTCTGGAGGAGATGGAGGGTAGAGTACGTTTAGCGTGTACGATATCTGATCCCTGCCGAATATGTTCTCCACGTGGCACGTATAGTTTCCCGAGTATGTTTTGTCGTTCACGGGGCCCACTGATAGGCTACCGTCTGACAGTATCCTTCGAACCGACAAAAATCAACAGAGATCGACGTGGTATTCAATAACGTTGAGGGCCGAAGTTACTACTCACTTGGTATCGATACCATCGGGCGCTTTCCATACGAGGACAGGAGTCGGCATTCCTACTTTGTAACACTCGATAATGCACTTGGAACCTACGACGGTGTTCAGGTGTTCGCCAAACGACGCCACTCTGGCTGGTGCTATGGGTATGAAAAACAGTGTTTTTAGACTATGACTATATGTTTACACGTCTGttgcattataatacatataagtgcattataagtaagtatattaataccaTATTACCTCTGGAGTTTGGCTCTGGTTTACCCGAAAACTTGGCTGCCCTTCGCCGACCACGGTCGAAGCGGTAACCCAAAACTCATATCGTTGAAATTCCTTGAGTCGTCTCACCTCAATCTTTGTACTTTTGTCACCGAACACAATTTCCTTTTCAACGATCTAGAAACCAACGGAATTCTTTGAATTAgctattatactacatttgATTTATCGACTatgatttactttattatgttttacatatACAGTGTATTTGATAATCACACCGTTTGGTCGTTTCGGTTGAATCCAAGACACAAGAATGCTACTTGATGTTACCGTCAGTGCTTTTACATTGTCTGGAGACCCGGGAACTGCAATggatgatttataataatacgtaactcgctatatatatatatatatattaaaaatacgacGACTTACCATCTTGTTCggttaaacaataaacaggATTTGATTGCACTCCTTCTCCGACTTTGGTGTACGCCAAAATCCGTATGCTATAGTTTGTGTACTTGTCTAAAGCGTGCAGGTTCGTTTCTAAATTGGTCGTTTTTTTCACTTCATTTAAGACGAATGatcctataaattaaataaacaatcgtTAAACCACTGATTATTTCCATAAGTGCAAATtggatacaataatattatttgtatagagaataataggtaatacattataattgtagcattattacaatttcataacataataaaacatacttgTTTTAAAGctatgtattacaatataatattatttatgttatattatatattattttattgttgtgatGATTGGACAAATTTTgcgttgtatattaaaatttataatttaattttaaaataataacaaggaGTTGTCAACttgtttagaatttataaaagcagttaataaaatatgaatagtattttttttttgacgaaatatttaatatgtttattgagatatatatttctagtattttttactatgaacAATATTCctaaaatacgatattataattatttgttcagCCATTTTTAGGAGATTACAGAAGGACTTGGGAAAGTACCCAAGTATGTCATTGTATGTCAATAAAAACCGTAAGGAATCGTGTTTCACCGCAATTACCGAATATCATACTCATTATTTCTTTTCTACCTGATTTTGGATTCACTTTTTTGTAGTGTATTTTGTATCCTAATATAATTCCATGATGGCTTTGCATAGGTGGTGGATCCCAACTCATTCGCAGCGACTCTGATGTCAACGGCGAACACTGAACGTTTTGTGGGGGTTCTTCTGGCactaaacaacatttttaattgattagtGTGCGTTTTCAAACAAACAGTTGAGAagttcattttaaacattattgttttacctcCTTCGTTGGTCGTGATACGTATAAAATCCGAATCTGGCCCGTGTCCAATACTGTTGAAAGCTTTCACTGAAATTCTGTAAGTCGTAAATGGCTTAAGGTTGGTGATTCGAATTTCACATCGTTCATAGCCAAGGGTTGTCTTTGTGAATACTTCTGTTATTTCATTTACATCTGCATATGATACTTTATAGCAAGTTATTTGGCCATTCCACGTGTCTTTATCTGGAGgctattaaacacattttttatagaaattatttggttaaaaaattgttgtatttttgaattttatgtataattgtgtttaatatttcaaaatcctgattaattataatacaatacgaatacaatatttataagtattaaaattcaaattttagacGTATAcgttcattatatatatatgtatagtaaggtttataacattttattattggattaagaataacttaaattttaaagtgtataaaaaaattaataattatcaaaactgCCAACGAACAGTTttgacattaatttaaaatcttaatatttttagttacattttcatttatggTTTtcggttaaatattataattattatattcatagttatgtgaaatatatttactatcgtaatttgtatcaatcataaaataataataataatcttaaagaAAActgtcatttttttcttcttatagTTTATTGTGTCATCTTGCGGCcactaaacaattttatagactaatattttataactttataggtATGTACAAGTGACAGATTAGTTCCATTTACTAATATAGGGGATATACTTAGCCTTACCATTGGTCTAATTAAAGGTCATTAGAGACATGTAACAGTTAGAAGTTTTATACCAGAGCTATGGCAtctaattcattatattgtaatctaacatattatatataatatttatgtaaaaagttACACCTCTGgtcaacaaaaatttattacgTGAATTCATTTTGTTAgtcacaaatataatttatttttgcgttaAAGTGCCATGAAATGCATTCAGACATCAATTAGTAGTATACTTACTCTCCATCGAATTGTCACTTGAGTTGTATCAATATCTATAGCTTCCACATTATTTGGAGGTGCACTAGgttctgaaataaaaatatagtgttataataaataaattattaattaatagtaaagaAGGATTAGTGTGTATTTGGAAGTGAATTTGAGTAGTTTACCATCTTCCAAAGTAGTGACGGTGTTATTAGGGCTTGGATTGCTCGAACCGAAATCATTGACGGCTATAACTCTTGTGGTGTACTGTGTAGCtggttttaaaaaagatattttagtatatgatAAACTTCCACCAATAGTGTAATTTGACCAATCTGAACAAAGATTAATGCACATTTGAAGCACATAATGAGTCACATGCGCTTTTACTGAATCCCAACGAAATTCCAGCCACCTAGTACCAGCATCTACCACATCTAACCGCTTTGGAGATTCTGGGGGTTCtgaataataacattgattttatccatagaaatattgtgaaaaaaaatatttcctttaACCTACCTCTAACCACTAAATTTATCGTCATATGATCATAGCCATACGAGTTAGTTgccatacatgtatatattccTGTCTGGCTACTatgtaaagaatttaaataaagttctGATATTATCCCTTTGTTCGTATTTCTAGTATTGATATTATCCACTGACGGATTCCATTCAATGTTTAATGGTTTTGAACCTTCTGCTTCACATGTCAGCACTACTCTACTTCCCACCACTCCacttttattaatagatttttctttgaaatgAGCAGGTActgtgaaaattaaatataaatatttaacattaatataaactaattaattagaGTATTTTATAGACTTACTATGAACTTTTAAAGACACTGTTTTTGTTAGTTGGTTTCCAATACCGTTATTGGCTGTACAGGTATAATTATCTTCATTTGAATTAACAGTAAGTCGGATAGCTAAAGAACCATTGCTTAATACTGATATTGATGACTCGGAGAAATGATTCAATGATTGTAAAAGTTgattatctatacatataaatcgtggaaaattgaagtattataaaaaaaatataactaaataacaaaCCAGATACTCTAGTCCATGTTATTCTTGGTTCTGGGTATCCTTCTGCTtggcaatttattattgttaattgatTATCTAACACAGCAGTATCCTCAGGTTCAATAATCCATTTTGGAGGtactaaattatacacaattatgatgtgtttaataaaatagtattgttgATAAGTTTGTTAGATTAGTTTACAAGAGTTAGGTTTAAAGTAGAGAAAAAGTTAGTATAATCTTacctttaatattaagtaaagcTGAATAGTTACTACTAGCTACCGAGTTGCTTACAATACAAGTGTATATTCCGGCGTGTTTgggttttaaattactaaaaagtaatgtactcgaaaatttgaaattttggaGTTCAATTTCATTATCTGTTGATACTATCTTATTATCTTTACGCCACACAAATTCCATTGGAAGATCTCCTGATTTTATTGTACACGACACTTGGGCTCGTTCACTTTCTTGTAGATCTTTTGTAAATTGAAATGGTGTCACGACTGGTGgttctattgaaaaaaaatattatacacaaaataatcatattgagCATATTGCAAATCATACtcattattcttaaatatagaTGTCCCGTTGCTGATTGTCCCCTATCGTTAATTTTTGTGCACACATATAATCCAGAATCAACGGTGTCTTGCGTAGAAAGTATAAAAAGAGTTCCATTATCAAACAACGTGTGTCGAGAACTATTTGGGATTGTTATCATATCTTTTTGCCAAACCGTTTTAATGATTGGATAACCAGCAACTGGACATTGAAGGTATGCATCGTCTTCTGCACGCACCGTAAGATTTGATGCTGGCCTTGCAATCGGAtcacctaaaatattttaatcagtaTTTACTAATTGAATCATCTTTATTAGttgtattaacaataaatcataCCATAAATCTTAATCATTGCAGAATGAGATTTAAATCCTAGAATATTTCGTGccaaacaagtataataaccTCCATGTAATACATCAGCCattgatacatttaaatagcTAACAACATTtcctaaacataaaaataaagtaagctaaattttttgtataataataaaaagtttttgaataattaccaTCTATATGCATATAACTCCCAAATACATAATCTCCTTGAGGTAGTATGAGTCCTCCGTCGAGATACCAATAGATTCTGGGTGGGGGATTACCAGAAGCTGTACATCTGAGAGATAGAAAACCATTTATTCGGACAATTTGTTCATGAAAAATCTCCATCAACTCTGGTGAAACAGCTGAAATAAACTACGGTTTAAAGATTTCGTTTCAAGAATGACATTTaggaagttattattttaaattcgtaCCACCGAGTGATAGGAGAACACTAGATTGTGCTGTTTCGTCGGTTTCTGGATCTCTAGCTAAACACTGATAAATTCCTTTATCTTCTTTCATTACgttgtgtattattaagtGGTTGCCTTTTTGTGATATTTCATGTCTACCAAAACCTCGTATTGGTGATCCGTCTTTAAGCCACGAAAACAATGGTTGTATCGATGTACCTTGAGTGGTACAGTTAAAAATTGCAGTTGAACCGGAATCGACTACCTATAAAGAggatttgtgtttttttcttatccAATCACAGTGAAAtcaattaactaatataatcaaaactaACCTGCTTCAATGGATATGTACTAACGGCAAATGGTAAAGTAACCGATAATGATATTTGACGTTTATCTTGACCGAGTTTGTTAGAAACTACGCATTCGTAAGTAATAGCAGATTCGCTCATCGGAACTCTGATGATATGTAGCAATGATTGATAAGGATGAACAGTCAGTGACTCCATAGATATTTCTTGTAAACTATCTTGACTTTTACGAAACCATCTAGTAAATATTGATTCGAATTAAAACTTGAACAATTGTGCATTGTTACGTAACAtgattaattatacctatacgtcGGTGGAGGAAATCCTTCAGCCGAACATATTAAATCGGCTTCTTGATTGACTTTGACGTGAATATGTTCTGTATGGTATTTAATAACTGGTGGGATGTCTTCAGTTGGTTGtttgacaattattttagCCGATTGACTGACCAGTTGATCTCCAGTATATTTGTTGACAACTTGACAAAAATATCTATCAAACGTATCTTCAGGTACTACATCGTGAATTAGTAAAGTACCATCTAACGAGATTACGTAACGTCCTCCTGGATGTATTGGTGTGGATTGGCCAACTTCCATTCTGGAATCTTCCATTTTGAACCaagtttttatcaaatgttcACTAGTTAACTCTGGTAATTGACATTTAAATGAAGCTACGTTTCCTTGTAGAGCAAACGCATTTTGGACGGATAGCTCATACGATTTTGACATcactaaacaattttaaattgtcaattattttttgttttaataataatttgttaattatttaattatatctataatatatttttaagttttttttttagtgtgtttataaataatactatcaaaataatatttttctataagttttagtacacacataaatatatataaaacaattataacttatttttagatttataaaatttaattaaaacttaatatcgtaagtcaaaaattaataaaaaaaacatcattataatatagcagaTTAACACTACCTATaagattcaaatttttagCTTCTATTATAACTAGAGACATTGTTATTGcatacaaattcaaaatattacataaataaaaaataagtttttttataagcatactTGTTATGTATTCATAagcagaaaaaatgtataatggttgctgtataaataaaacacatttttattttcataaaagtgAATTCATATTTAGGTTGTTTATAAGGGAACTAAACTTTGGTTTATGAagtttaactaattattttttacataaatatatatgaaagataataaattaaattatttatggaaatgaaatgtaattgtatgtaacaaataaattatcttgCATAGTATTCGtatggtaatttatatatataaaaaaaattattacctatccttcaatggaaaatatattgGATATTTAAATCATGAAGATGTGTTTCGAATAACAAGAATT
Protein-coding regions in this window:
- the LOC114125136 gene encoding LOW QUALITY PROTEIN: cell adhesion molecule Dscam2-like (The sequence of the model RefSeq protein was modified relative to this genomic sequence to represent the inferred CDS: inserted 1 base in 1 codon) — protein: MALLWICLIIINAYTQDKVLGIWQISPMEPPNFIVEPPSLIYFSNTTGTLINCQGQGNPQPNVTWLHYNDRIVTDIPRLREMRPNGNLYFPPFPEQSYMPEIHAATYKCALENPVGRIVSRESRIKAVMSKSYELSVQNAFALQGNVASFKCQLPELTSEHLIKTWFKMEDSRMEVGQSTPIHPGGRYVISLDGTLLIHDVVPEDTFDRYFCQVVNKYTGDQLVSQSAKIIVKQPTEDIPPVIKYHTEHIHVKVNQEADLICSAEGFPPPTYRWFRKSQDSLQEISMESLTVHPYQSLLHIIRVPMSESAITYECVVSNKLGQDKRQISLSVTLPFAVSTYPLKQVVDSGSTAIFNCTTQGTSIQPLFSWLKDGSPIRGFGRHEISQKGNHLIIHNVMKEDKGIYQCLARDPETDETAQSSVLLSLGAVSPELMEIFHEQIVRINGFLSLRCTASGNPPPRIYWYLDGGLILPQGDYVFGSYMHIDGNVVSYLNVSMADVLHGGYYTCLARNILGFKSHSAMIKIYGDPIARPASNLTVRAEDDAYLQCPVAGYPIIKTVWQKDMITIPNSSRHTLFDNGTLFILSTQDTVDSGLYVCTKINDRGQSATGHLYLRIMKPPVVTPFQFTKDLQESERAQVSCTIKSGDLPMEFVWRKDNKIVSTDNEIELQNFKFSSTLLFSNLKPKHAGIYTCIVSNSVASSNYSALLNIKVPPKWIIEPEDTAVLDNQLTIINCQAEGYPEPRITWTRVSDNQLLQSLNHFSESSISVLSNGSLAIRLTVNSNEDNYTCTANNGIGNQLTKTVSLKVHIPAHFKEKSINKSGVVGSRVVLTCEAEGSKPLNIEWNPSVDNINTRNTNKGIISELYLNSLHSSQTGIYTCMATNSYGYDHMTINLVVREPPESPKRLDVVDAGTRWLEFRWDSVKAHVTHYVLQMCINLCSDWSNYTIGGSLSYTKISFLKPATQYTTRVIAVNDFGSSNPSPNNTVTTLEDEPSAPPNNVEAIDIDTTQVTIRWRPPDKDTWNGQITCYKVSYADVNEITEVFTKTTLGYERCEIRITNLKPFTTYRISVKAFNSIGHGPDSDFIRITTNEGVPEEPPQNVQCSPLTSESLRMSWDPPPMQSHHGIILGYKIHYKKVNPKSGSFVLNEVKKTTNLETNLHALDKYTNYSIRILAYTKVGEGVQSNPVYCLTEQDVPGSPDNVKALTVTSSSILVSWIQPKRPNGVIIKYTVYVKHNKIVEKEIVFGDKSTKIEVRRLKEFQRYEFWVTASTVVGEGQPSFRVNQXPNSRAPARVASFGEHLNTVVGSKCIIECYKVGMPTPVLVWKAPDGIDTKILSDGSLSVGPVNDKTYSGNYTCHVENIFGRDQISYTLNVLYPPSPPEFSVDPVSTSAIRVQWKPVKQPDAVTTAYVLNYHTGNEQQQSVDVDSDRFTYTVDRLKCGTKYAVTMQTVNTVGISNVGRVVEVFTKGGVPKEPDKETVLSVNSTSVTFAFDSWPTQMCSIHSFTYQYAANGRGGGWIKFPRQQLISGDTFTVGKLQPANVYTIRVVVHTEAGDTSWEHRFATRTKSGGVVPLDMYGNDDGIIDDDDNMSIPNFGQMHKYVPAASALVCIVSFCVCICVVVQRRKKDGAHYSRRRRSSSSAERKCSYEADKQVEYATSTLQRSKRDDSADKMFLGGGGKSIDYDVCPYATFSVMQTTPSGSRTPTHHRALSQTDCYETPDHNVVHGLPIDKSYEISYISNQQTLPLTAAKSSASRKAMTPVHFLTDMDDEQCRKIIASNTVRKQSSESRGARRHYN